The DNA segment GTTCTGCCACACCATCGCGAGCGTCGTGGGGTCACCGGTGATCTCGGGCAGCGGGGTCTCCCGCACGACCGCGGTCCCCGACTCCTCGAGCACCAGCGCCAGATTCGCCAGCGCCCGGTCCAGGGCCCCGTCCAGATCGACCGGGGTCCAGCCGTCGTGCACCCGGCCGACCCGCGAGAACGTCAGCAGGTCGTTGATGAGCACCTGCATACGCTTGGCGCCGTCCACCGCGAAGTCGATGTACTGCTTGCCGCGGCCGTCCAACTCGTTCCCGTACCGCTTGTCCAGCAGCTGGCAGAACGAGGCCACCTTGCGCAGCGGCTCCTGGAGGTCGTGCGAGGCGACGTACGCGAACTGTTCCAGCTCCGAGTTGGACCTGCGCAGCTCCACCGTCTGCTGCGCGAGCACGTCCTCGCGCTCCTGCGCCGCGTCCAGCTCCGCCACCAGCCGGCTGCGCATGTCCTCGACGGCCGCGGCCACCGCCCGTACGTCGGACGGCCCCCGCACCTCGATCCGCTGCCGCCGGTAGCGGCCGGAGCGGACCCGGCGGGACGCCTCGGCCAGGGCGTTCAGCGGCCGGCCCACGGTGCGCTGCAACAGCACGCTGAGCGAGACCACGCACAGCGCGAACACGACCAGCAGCGCGACGAGCACCCGGTCGCGGGTGTGCCGGGCGTCGTCCAGCTGACCGCGCACCCGGTCGCGCGCCGAGTCCAGATGGGCCTGCTGCGTGCCGTACAGCCGCCGCAGCTCGTCGAAGGCGGTCTTGCTCCCGGTGACCCTGGCGGACGAGCGCGCCCCGGGGCCGTCCTTCCGCACCTGGGCGATCAGCGGGTCCGCGTGCACCCGGCGCCACTCCGAGGCGGCCGCCGCGATCCGGTCCAGGTCGCGGGCGTAGGGCTGGTCGTCGCCCACGGCGGAGCGGACGCGGGCCAGCCGCTCCTTCTCCTCCTTCTTGCCCGCGGCGAACGGCTCCAGGAACGAGACGTCCCCGGTCAGCGCGAAGCCGCGCACCCCGGTCTCCTGGTTGAGCAGCGCGCTCTGCAACTCGAAGGAGGCGGCACGGGCCGGCTGGATGCGGTCCACCAGCTCGGTGGTCCGGTCCGAGATCCGGGCCAGCACCAGGCCGCCCGCGACCACACAGCCGCAGACCACGAGGACGAAGGCGCCCAGGACCAGATGGACCCAGTTCTGGACCGACAGCCGCGCCCACCGTCCGGCGGGCCGTGCGGCGGTGTCCGGTATCTCACTGCTCATGCGCGACGCTTCTCCACCCCAGATGCAGTACGGCGACGTCGTCGGCGAGACCCCCGTGCGGCGCGGCCGCCTCCGAGGCCCCGGCGACCAGCGCGTCGACGAAGGGACGGGCGGGCAGTCCGGCCAGCTCGCGGGCCATGTCGAGCAGCCCCTCCTCGCCCAGCCGGGTGTGCGGCCCGGTGCGCCCCTCGAAGAGGCCGTCGGTGAACAGGACGAGCCCCGCGCCGGGCGTCAGCTCCACATCGGTGACGGACCACTGGCCGTGACCGGGGAGCAGCCCGAGCGCCATGCCGCCCTCGGGCTCCACCCACTCGACCTCGGTGCCGCGGCGCAGCAGCAGGCCCGGATGACCGGCCCGCACCACGCTGACCCGGTCGCCGCCGGGCGGGAAGGCCAGCGAGGTGACCGTCGTGAAGACATGGGGGTCGGAGCGCTCGGCGACCAGGATCGACTCCAGCAGTCCGAGCTGCTGGAGGGCGTCGGTGCCGCACAGGACGGCGGTGCGCCAGGCGACCCGCAGGCACACCCCGAGCGCCGCCTCCGCCGCGCCGTGCCCCGACACGTCCCCGATGACCGCCCACACCGTGCCGTCGGCCGTCTGGACCACGTCGTAGAAGTCACCGCTG comes from the Streptomyces sp. NBC_00525 genome and includes:
- a CDS encoding sensor histidine kinase, whose amino-acid sequence is MSSEIPDTAARPAGRWARLSVQNWVHLVLGAFVLVVCGCVVAGGLVLARISDRTTELVDRIQPARAASFELQSALLNQETGVRGFALTGDVSFLEPFAAGKKEEKERLARVRSAVGDDQPYARDLDRIAAAASEWRRVHADPLIAQVRKDGPGARSSARVTGSKTAFDELRRLYGTQQAHLDSARDRVRGQLDDARHTRDRVLVALLVVFALCVVSLSVLLQRTVGRPLNALAEASRRVRSGRYRRQRIEVRGPSDVRAVAAAVEDMRSRLVAELDAAQEREDVLAQQTVELRRSNSELEQFAYVASHDLQEPLRKVASFCQLLDKRYGNELDGRGKQYIDFAVDGAKRMQVLINDLLTFSRVGRVHDGWTPVDLDGALDRALANLALVLEESGTAVVRETPLPEITGDPTTLAMVWQNLIGNAVKFRRPGEPSVITVGCERDGDDWHFTVADNGIGIAPEFAEKVFVIFQRLHGRDEYDGTGIGLALCRKIVEFHGGRIWLDPESRRGARVHFSLPADPAPAETTADDAPPTETSGDAT
- a CDS encoding SpoIIE family protein phosphatase; protein product: MRMGAPARPPIPGAFPLQTASAPDGRDSVWDVSGTILLVEDDAGDALLVEEMLADGELDPTLTWCKTLSEALAFLRSHRAPVCVLLDLHLPDVHGLRAVTQIVETSPDAAIVVLTGLAEADAGLAAVATGAQDYLTKGLLDPQALARAIRYALQRKQVERAASALRANQLMAQENARLERGLLPVPLLKDDGFQAVARYEPGRAHGLLSGDFYDVVQTADGTVWAVIGDVSGHGAAEAALGVCLRVAWRTAVLCGTDALQQLGLLESILVAERSDPHVFTTVTSLAFPPGGDRVSVVRAGHPGLLLRRGTEVEWVEPEGGMALGLLPGHGQWSVTDVELTPGAGLVLFTDGLFEGRTGPHTRLGEEGLLDMARELAGLPARPFVDALVAGASEAAAPHGGLADDVAVLHLGWRSVAHEQ